One Symphalangus syndactylus isolate Jambi chromosome 9, NHGRI_mSymSyn1-v2.1_pri, whole genome shotgun sequence DNA segment encodes these proteins:
- the LOC129490708 gene encoding LOW QUALITY PROTEIN: proline-rich protein 13-like (The sequence of the model RefSeq protein was modified relative to this genomic sequence to represent the inferred CDS: substituted 2 bases at 2 genomic stop codons): MCNPKAQLPGPNPYPPNIRYPGGSNHANLPPTNTIFPPGPFSPQPGASQGNPAFPPGGPPHPVLXPGYPGCQPXGPYPPLYPPPAPGMASVNPLAPDMLGQGLIVDKKMQKPGKKAHKKMHKNQKHGHHSSSSSSSSSSDLTEYRPWTLYSDPQVAPVLLSHQASDPMLYWRKVAPVLPIPAPARSSPCSSALSV; the protein is encoded by the exons ATGTGCAATCCCAAAGCCCAGCTGCCAGGTCCAAATCCGTATCCCCCCAACATCAGGTACCCTGGAGGTTCCAATCATGCCAACCTACCACCTACCAATACAATCTTTCCTCCAGGCCCCTTTTCTCCCCAACCAGGAGCTTCCCAGGGAAATCCAGCTTTCCCTCCAGGTGGGCCCCCTCATCCTGTGCTGTAGCCAGGGTATCCAGGATGCCAACCCTAAGGTCCCTACCCTCCTTTATACCCACCACCTGCCCCTGGAATGGCTTCTGTGAATCCCTTGGCTCCTGACATGTTAGGACAAGGACTGATAGTGGACAAGAAGATGCagaagcctgg gaagaaagctcATAAAAAGATGCACAAGAACCAGAAGCATGGCCAccattcctcctcttcctcctcctcttccagcaGTGACCTGACTGAATACAGGCCCTGGACCCTGTATTCAGACCCTCAAGTCGCACCAGTTCTGCTCTCCCATCAAGCTTCAGATCCTATGTTGTACTGGAGGAAAGTAGCCCCTGTgctccccatccctgcccctgcccGGTCCTCACCCTGCAGTTCAGCCTTGAGTGTCTAG